The following nucleotide sequence is from Ignavibacteriales bacterium.
CAACGCTAGAACCAACTCCTTCTCTGCGTAAGTAACCGCTTGTGATGATATAATTCGAATAACTTGCGCCGGTGATTGACCCACTTGAACCTATTGTAAGATTGTAGGAACTTAATGATACTTTCCCGTCAGTCAAAGTTAGAGCGCCATTGATTGTCGCATCCCCCTCTAAAGTTTTTATACTTCCTCCAGAGACTTGTACGTCATTATAAGTTTTTGACGATATGGTTTGCGCTCCACTTCCGGCAAAATGATAATTGTTATTTACAACATTTAGTCTGGTGTAACCATCAATTGTATAACCGCTATATAAAGTGAGAGTACCATTCACTATAGTATTATTAGCCGGAATCCACTTTTGACCTGTTCCGCTAAATGTTAAATTACCATAATCATAACTGGTTGAGATATTTTGCATTACATTACCATTAAATTCGACCGTGCTCATAGAATGGAAATTCAATTGATGACCTGATGGTATACTGTTCCCAACTATCATTGTAGCGCCACTTTGTAGTGTTAAAGTTGGGACAGTAAATGGTGGCGATGGATATCCTATCCCATAAGAACCTAAATTAAATGTTCCGGCTTCTACGGTAATATATCTTGCGTTTATGTTCCCTATTAGTGTCTTAGTTCCACTTCCAGAGATTATTATATTACCATAATTAATTGTGCTTGAGGCATTACCAATATTTTGATCTGAGCCTTTGAACTTAATAGTGCTTTCAGGATCTATTCCATAATAATTAATTGAAGATAAATAACTTGTTCCTCCCATTTCAAGAATACTTGCACTCCATAAAAATAAATGTAACGTATTAGCACCGTTAAGATTATAAATGTCTGTATTGATAGTCCCAGCTAATTGGAGATCATTACTGATTGTTTGATCAGCATGAAATGTAATTAATAAACTTGAATAATCACCTGCATAAATATTGTAAAACGAATTCGATCCATATATGTTGTGTGTAGTACCCAGAAATCTTACTGTACCGGTTCCAGCATTAAAAGAACCGTTATTGATAAAATCTCCATATAAATAGAGCCATTGATCTGATAGATCAAATGATCCATATATTGTAATTGAATTACAATAACCAGTGGTATTAAGAGTTGGCCAGAAATGTCCTGTAATACTGGAAGGAATAACAACATCATCTGTAGAAGTTGGTAGAGCCCCGGGCACCATTCCCGGAGGTATAGACCAGTTTGAAATATCATTCCATTGTGTACTTATTGAACCTGTCCAAGTATAGGTGGTAGCAAATAAGGAAGAGGCATTGAAAATAAGAATCATTATCAGGCTTGAGAATAATTTTTTCATTTTAATTCTTCATCAATTTATTTTAATGTTTGGAAATATTCATACACTTTAATTATTTTAAATTACACACCACTTTTAATTCCTCTCTCGAGCTTGCCTCCCGAAGGGAGGATGGAAAAAGAAGAGGTGTGTTGCTTTTACTTTTATTATTTTTTCTAAAAACAAATTAAATCAACCAATAAATATTCACATCCTATGTCGTTGGTTGTTCAATCGGTTTTTCCTCTGGTTTTATTTCATCTACGGGTTCACCCGGTCTGGATACATAAACAACACCATACTCACGTGCTTTCCTTCTCATTGCAGAAGAATCATCTTTGCGGAATTTGAATTCTATCTCATCCCAAATATCACGGATTAATTCATCCGCTTCTGCACGAAGGTTATCTACATCTTTCTGCTCTTTTTCATAAGCATCCTTCTTTGTGCTCTGCTCTGTTAATTTAATTACATAAGTATTATATACAGCTTCAACTTCTGCTATAGAAGGATTAACCATTTCTGCTCCGCCTGCTGCTGTACGTTTTGGTTCTCCGTTAATTATATTCTCTGTCCAGGTTCTTAAATTCTGTTCGGTTTTAAGATCAGGTACAGTTTCCTGGTTAACATCCAATTGATAGTAAGCTCTATCGCTTACTTTGTATTTACCTCTTGCCACACCAAGGTTAAATACCTGGTAAAAGTGAGAAGTAAACATTCTGCAATTGTCTTCCACTTCAATCCGCGCAGTTGTAGATTCTGACTGAACAGAAAGAGCATTTCCTCTTTCATCCATTTCTTTTTTAAAGTCTGGATAAAAGGTTTTAAGTATGTTAAAGTTTGTTTCGTTAAAAGCGAGTTCAGTTAATGGCGTGTTATTAGCTTTATCTGAAGCAGAACGTAAAGCCTCTAAACGCTGAATATCGGTATTAGGCAGTTTTCTAAATGGCATATTCTCCCTCCAATAATTTGTTGATGATAATGTGAAAAGTAACAAAGAGCATATTTATTAAAAGAACCATTTAATTATCTAAATATTTGGCAATTTCCATTAAAAACAGGTTAAATAATTGAAAAACCAATAAAATACTGTAAAAACTTACAATTGTAAGTGCAACAACAGCTATTTTATTTGTAAAACTGCACCCGTTGCATACAGCGAAGGAGAGATTTGATTTGAATCGTGGATCGTTGTATCCAACGAGACTGCTTTCATAAATGAATCAGTCTATTTATAACACAACGAGGTTGGGTTAGTTTAGGAAAAGTCTATCAAATAAAACAACGACTAAGAATTTCTCTAATAACAACATATTTCTATTTCTTAAGAAATGATTATACTAAAGATAAACCTCACTTCGTTTTGTTTATAATAGAAAAGGCATCAATTAAAAAAGTATTTATTAAATTATTCACTAATATTCCTAAAAAATATGGGGATTAAATATCAGGACTGCCAAAGATTATTATGTTGTTTTATCACCCTCAACACATTGCCTAATAAATTCTGAAAATAATCTACAATTATAAAAAAAGAGTGTCAAGTAAATTCTAATGAATTTATAAAATTTATTCTTATTATCCTGGCATAATAAACTATTACTTGGTTAGCCGGAAAATAAAATATTACATTCTATCAGTTTTCATCCGTTAGCAATCCTGCCAGCCTTTCCCATATTGGGAACATTTGTTATATTATAAACAGAATTATGCGAATTATTTCCAGAAATATTTTAATTGCATTTTGGAGTAAACATCAGGATGCTGAAGAACCACTAAAAGCCTGGTTTGATGAAGCTAAAAAAGCCAAATGGAAAAGTCCAAATGAATTAAAGAAACATTATAAAAATGCTTCAATCATTTCAGATAAGCGGGTTGTCTTCAACATAAAAGGAAATCATTATCGATTGGTGGCTGATATTGAATATTATATTGGTATTGTTTTCATTATATGGATAGGAACGCATAAAGATTATAACAAACTTAATATAAAGGATTTGCAATATGCTAAAACCTATAAAAACAAAAAGTGAATATAAAAAATCGCTAAAGAGGATTTATGAATTAATGCATCTGGATTTAAAACCCAATATGCCTGAATTTGATGAGCTTGATTTATTGTCACTTTTAATAGAGCATTATGAGGAAAGAAATTTTCCTATTGCATCTCCCGATCCTATTGAAGCTATTAAGTTTAGAATGGAGCAGATGGGATTATCTAACAAGGATCTGGTTAACATTCTTGGTTCAAAAAGCAGAGTATCCGAAATATTAAGCAAAAAAAGAAAGCTAAGTTTGCAAATGATTCGATCGCTCCATAATAATTTGAATATTCCCGCTGAAGCGTTAATTACTGACTACTGATAATTGTACGCAATATTTAGTAGTAATAACCAATAAATTACAATGGATTGAATCTGTTATACTTAATTTGTTTGAACTACATTTCTTTGTAACTTATCTTTAGAGCAATGGATTCAAAAAAATATAATAATATAAAACTTGGCGTTGGAATTGGGAAAGGCATTGCTTCCTTTATTCTTATATTACTTTTCATATTGCTTGGATTTAGTCTTGCCGTAGAAATTTACCTTTCAAGATATTTATCTAACAACTATTTAATATTTTTATCATTCGTTTTTGTAACCGGATTGGCTGGCTCTATAATTTTCTTTCCGGTTAATTTTTATTCTGAGTTTTATCTTGAACATAAATTTCAACTTTCTAATCAAACTTTCTGGGGTTGGATTTGGGAAGACCTAAAAGGAGTTTTAGTTTCAGCAGTAATCGGCATACCTTTGCTTTTTATTTTTTATTATGTAATGATTAGATTTGGTTCATTCTGGTGGCTTCCGTTCGCAATCATTCTTTTTATCGTTTCAGTAGTTCTTGCAAGGATCGTCCCGGTTTTTATTCTTCCACTCTTTTACAAAATAACTCCATTAGAAAACCAGGACTTGGAAAGCAAGATAGAAAATTTAGCAACCGGAGCTGGTTTAAAATTAAAAGCAGTAATGAAATTTAATATGAGCAAGAATACCAAGAAAGCAAACGCTGCCTTTACCGGAATAGGGAAATCAAAAAGAATTTTGCTCGGTGATACTTTACTGGAAAATTATTCCACTGATGAAATTGAAACTGTTATTGCACATGAACTTGGACATTATTACCACAAGCATATTTTAAAGAATATTATTTTTGGAACAGTAACAAGTTTCTTAACACTTTATCTTTTGGCGGTTCTGTATCAAGTTTCAATTAGCTGGTTTGGATTTAATCACATAACACAGGTATCTGCAATTCCAATTCTATCTCTATGGGCAATGCTTATTGGCATAATTCAATCTCCAATTGGCAGTGCAATCTCGCGGAAGTTTGAATACCAGGCTGATGAATACGCTGTAAAAGTAACCAACAAACCAGAAGATTTCATCAGAACTTTGGAAAAACTAAACGAACAAAATCTTGGTGACAAAGAACCGCATCCTTTTGTTGAATGGTTTTTTTACAGTCACCCATCGGTTAAGAAAAGAGTGGCGGCAATAAAAGGAAGTTAGAAAGTGGGAAAGTTAAGCAGTTAGAAAGTTTAACATGTAAAAAGTTTGTCAAGTTGGAAGGTTTATCAGGTAGGAAGGTTAGTCAAGTTATAAAGTTCATCAGGTTGATAATGTTAAAAAAATCTAGTTGAGGATAATTTGAAGTTTGAAAGGTTTGAGGAAATAATTGTATATCAGAAATCAAAGGAATTAGCGATTGAGATTTATAAATGTTTCTCCATGATTAAAGATTTTGGATTTAAAGATCAAATTCAAAGAGCCGTTATTTCTATCAGTAATAATATAGCGGAAGGTTATGAACGAAAGAGCAATAATGAATTTAAACATTTCCTTTTTATTGCAAAAGGGAGCTCTGGTGAAGTTAGAAACATGTTGGATTTAGCTAAAGAACTTGGTTATATTCCTCAACAAAGATGGAAAGAATTGAATGATCAATCTTTAACGATTTCCAAAATGATTTCTGCTTTAATTAAAACATTGTAAAATTTATAATCTTAATAAAACTTTCAAACTTGACAAACTTTCAAACTTGACAAACTTGACAAACTTTCAAACCTGAAAAACCTTCCAACCTGATAAACTAACTAATTCTGATAAACTTGATTAACAAATTAGTTACTATTCAATTGATTTATTAAATTTGCAAAAAGAAATTACTATTTGAGGAATAAATGTCTGTAACACGAAAAGATGTTGAACATATTGCGGAGCTTGCAAGATTAAATTTTAAAGAAGATGAACTGGAAAATTTTACACATCAGCTTAATCAAATTCTTGATTATATGGAGAAGCTGAATGAGCTGGATACTGAAAATATTGAACCTCTTTCTCATCCCGTTGAAGTGAGCAATGTTTTTAGAGAAGATGAATTAATACAATCAATTCCAACCGAAGAAGCGTTAAAGAATGCTCCTGATAAAGACGATCAATTTTTCAAGGTACCAAAAGTTATAAATGTGGATTAACTGAGGGTTTCTAAATGACGCTTGGAATTATTCCGGCTCGATTCGCATCAACACGCTTAATGGGAAAACCACTTGCAAGCATTGGCGGCAAACCGATGATTCAGCATACATATGAAAGCGCGCTTAAATCCAAACTTCTTCATGAAGTTGTAATTGCTGTTGATGATGAAAAAGTTTACCAGGTAGCTAAAGTGTTTGGTGCCAGAGTAATAATGACACCGAAGGATATTTCCACCGGATCAGATAGAATTGCTTTTGTGGCAAAAAAAATTCCAAATGCGGATATAATTGTAAACATCCAGGGAGATGAACCATTTATTCCAGGCAGAATGATTGACGAAGCTATTGAGCCGCTTTTATTCGATAAATGCGTAAACGTAACAACTCTTGTAAAAAGAATTACCGACGTTGAGGAATTAAAATCACCATCAGTAGTTAAAGTTGTTTATGATTATAACAACTATGCGCTTTATTTCTCCCGCGCTCCCATTCCTTTTGTACGGGAAGCTCATTCGAATATTCAGAGGATTACATTAGCAGAAATTTATAAACACATTGGACTTTATGTTTATAGACGCGATGCTTTACTTGAATTTACAACTCTTCTGCCAACTGATCTGGAACAAATTGAAAAGTTAGAACAATTACGAATGTTAGAGAATGGATTTAAAATAAAAATAGTGGTTACTGAATTAGAAAGCCTATCTGTTGATACTCCGGAGGATTTGGAAAAAGCACGTTTATATTACCGGAGATATTTACGCAGCGAAAAAATTAAAACCTGAAATGAACTGATACTTAATTCCGGGTTACTTTAACATAAATATTTTGCAAATGATACACCCCAGGAAAATAACTCTGGCAAACATTCCAACACCAATTCAATTGATTTCATTTGAAGGCTGCAAATTCCTTATTAAGCGAGATGACTTAACAGGATTGGAATTATCTGGGAATAAAGTAAGAAAGCTTGAGTACCTGTTATATGAAGCTAAAAAACAAAAAGCGAATTATATTTTTACCTGCGGAGGAGAACAATCAAACCACGCCAGGGCAACGGCGGTTGCAGCAGCTTCTCAAGGATTTAAGTCAAAATTATTTCTTTGGGGGAAAGACACAAAATTTGCCGATGGTAATCTCTTTATCAATAAATTCATTGGATCAGAATTTTCCTTTTTGAATAAAAAAGAATATTGGAATGTGAATAATATAATGGAGAATGAAAAAATTAAATTTGCAAAAGCCGGGGAAAAAGTTTTTATCATTCCTGAAGGCGGATCTTCAGAACTTGGTATTTGGGGCTACGTAAATTTTATTGATGAACTTAAGTTACAAATTAACTCTAAATCGCTTAAAGGAATTATAACCGCTGCAGGTTCAGGTGGCACCAGCGCAGGTTTGCTGGTAGGAGCAGCATTAAATAATTTAAAACTTAAAATCTTTAGTGTAAACGTTCTTTATTCTGCTAATGAAATAAGAGAGAAGATTTTGCTTTTAGCAAATTCCTGCATCGATAAATTCAAATTAAATTGTAAGATTGATGAATCCCAACTTGAAATCCTTGATGGTTTTTCTGAAGAAGGATATAAAAATATTTCTGTTGAAAAAATTCAATTAATAAAATCATTCGCAAAAACATCTGGCATTATTCTCGATCCGGCTTACACTGGGAAAGCATTTTATGCTTACCAGCAGCATTTTTTAATGAATAGAAAAAAATCAGATATTCTTTTTGTTCATACCGGGGGATTTTTGGGAGTATTTGGTAAGAAGAAAAAATATTTATCAGCATAGCTTCCAAGTGTTAAAATCCTTTTCTCAATCAACCATTGCAATCTCAATAACAGCATCTTTCAAAAATCATTATTAAAACAATCTAAAAATCGTTAATTTTACTCAAGTAAATTTGTAAATGATGAACTGTATTTTTTGTGATATTATTGAAAAGAAAGCTCCAGCCGAAATTATCTATGAGGATGAGAAGGTTTTAGCCTTCCTGGATATTAAACCAATTCATTTTGGGCACATTCTTGTGGTTCCGAAATTCCATTGTACAGATTTTCTTGAAATTCCAGAAGAAGATTTGCATTCTTTAATAAAGGTTACAAGATTTGTTACAGAAGGTTTGGTTAAGAGTTTGAAACCGGACGGCTATAATATATTTTCAAACAATGGAATGGCTGCAGGGCAATCGGTGTTTCATTTTCATATGCACATTACTCCACGCTACTTTAAAGATAAAATTTACTTTAAGCTGAATCTTAAAAATTATAAAGAAAGAGAAATGAAAAACTTTGCTGATATCATTCGTGCAGAAATTAAAAATAAATCTGAGGAGATTAACTAAATGGAAAAAAAGATTAGAGTGTTGATTGCTAAAGCAGGACTTGATGGACATGACCGGGGTGCAAAAGTAATTGCTGCTGCCTTAAGAGATGCCGGCATGGAAGTGATTTATACTGGGTTAAGGCAAACACCGGAAATGGTTGTAGAAGCAGCTCTTCAGGAAGATGTTGATGTGATTGGGATTAGTATTCTTTCCGGTGCTCATATGACGATCTTTCCAAAAGTGCTTTTGCTTATGAAAGAAAAAGGATTAGATGATATACTGTTGGTTGGCGGTGGTATTATTCCCGAAGCCGATCTAAAGGAATTGAAGAAATTGGGTGTTGGAGAAGTTTTTACTCCCGGTGCTTCAACCGGTTCTATTGCCAATTATTTAAAAGAATGGATTAACACCCATCCAAGGAATTAA
It contains:
- a CDS encoding type II toxin-antitoxin system HigB family toxin, whose protein sequence is MRIISRNILIAFWSKHQDAEEPLKAWFDEAKKAKWKSPNELKKHYKNASIISDKRVVFNIKGNHYRLVADIEYYIGIVFIIWIGTHKDYNKLNIKDLQYAKTYKNKK
- a CDS encoding transcriptional regulator gives rise to the protein MLKPIKTKSEYKKSLKRIYELMHLDLKPNMPEFDELDLLSLLIEHYEERNFPIASPDPIEAIKFRMEQMGLSNKDLVNILGSKSRVSEILSKKRKLSLQMIRSLHNNLNIPAEALITDY
- a CDS encoding M48 family metallopeptidase yields the protein MDSKKYNNIKLGVGIGKGIASFILILLFILLGFSLAVEIYLSRYLSNNYLIFLSFVFVTGLAGSIIFFPVNFYSEFYLEHKFQLSNQTFWGWIWEDLKGVLVSAVIGIPLLFIFYYVMIRFGSFWWLPFAIILFIVSVVLARIVPVFILPLFYKITPLENQDLESKIENLATGAGLKLKAVMKFNMSKNTKKANAAFTGIGKSKRILLGDTLLENYSTDEIETVIAHELGHYYHKHILKNIIFGTVTSFLTLYLLAVLYQVSISWFGFNHITQVSAIPILSLWAMLIGIIQSPIGSAISRKFEYQADEYAVKVTNKPEDFIRTLEKLNEQNLGDKEPHPFVEWFFYSHPSVKKRVAAIKGS
- a CDS encoding four helix bundle protein, which gives rise to MKFERFEEIIVYQKSKELAIEIYKCFSMIKDFGFKDQIQRAVISISNNIAEGYERKSNNEFKHFLFIAKGSSGEVRNMLDLAKELGYIPQQRWKELNDQSLTISKMISALIKTL
- the gatC gene encoding Asp-tRNA(Asn)/Glu-tRNA(Gln) amidotransferase subunit GatC; the encoded protein is MSVTRKDVEHIAELARLNFKEDELENFTHQLNQILDYMEKLNELDTENIEPLSHPVEVSNVFREDELIQSIPTEEALKNAPDKDDQFFKVPKVINVD
- the kdsB gene encoding 3-deoxy-manno-octulosonate cytidylyltransferase, which produces MTLGIIPARFASTRLMGKPLASIGGKPMIQHTYESALKSKLLHEVVIAVDDEKVYQVAKVFGARVIMTPKDISTGSDRIAFVAKKIPNADIIVNIQGDEPFIPGRMIDEAIEPLLFDKCVNVTTLVKRITDVEELKSPSVVKVVYDYNNYALYFSRAPIPFVREAHSNIQRITLAEIYKHIGLYVYRRDALLEFTTLLPTDLEQIEKLEQLRMLENGFKIKIVVTELESLSVDTPEDLEKARLYYRRYLRSEKIKT
- a CDS encoding pyridoxal-phosphate dependent enzyme — translated: MIHPRKITLANIPTPIQLISFEGCKFLIKRDDLTGLELSGNKVRKLEYLLYEAKKQKANYIFTCGGEQSNHARATAVAAASQGFKSKLFLWGKDTKFADGNLFINKFIGSEFSFLNKKEYWNVNNIMENEKIKFAKAGEKVFIIPEGGSSELGIWGYVNFIDELKLQINSKSLKGIITAAGSGGTSAGLLVGAALNNLKLKIFSVNVLYSANEIREKILLLANSCIDKFKLNCKIDESQLEILDGFSEEGYKNISVEKIQLIKSFAKTSGIILDPAYTGKAFYAYQQHFLMNRKKSDILFVHTGGFLGVFGKKKKYLSA
- a CDS encoding HIT family protein; protein product: MMNCIFCDIIEKKAPAEIIYEDEKVLAFLDIKPIHFGHILVVPKFHCTDFLEIPEEDLHSLIKVTRFVTEGLVKSLKPDGYNIFSNNGMAAGQSVFHFHMHITPRYFKDKIYFKLNLKNYKEREMKNFADIIRAEIKNKSEEIN
- a CDS encoding cobalamin B12-binding domain-containing protein, with amino-acid sequence MEKKIRVLIAKAGLDGHDRGAKVIAAALRDAGMEVIYTGLRQTPEMVVEAALQEDVDVIGISILSGAHMTIFPKVLLLMKEKGLDDILLVGGGIIPEADLKELKKLGVGEVFTPGASTGSIANYLKEWINTHPRN